The bacterium region TCTTCTTCTAATATTTTTTGAGTTTCCCAGTAGTTCAAACCAAGTAATTCTGCTGTCTCTCTTAAAGTTATCTTCCTATTCTTGTAAGCAGTAATAACTTCTTGCTTCATTATAGACCCTAATCCCATTGCTATCAATTGTCGTATAGCTGTTGAGACATCCTCATAGTGTCTTTTTGCGTAATAATTAACTTTCTGTAACAGGTCATCATTTAAAACTGTTCTTACTTCTATCATCTTTTGTTCCATTTATCCTTCCTCCCTTATTAAAGATTTATACTTCTCTAAGTTACTCTTAGAAAGCCTCTTATAATAATATAAGTTTTGTAGGTAGCTAACATATTCATCGCTACTCAAAATCTCCTTTTTTACTCTCTCAAATAAGAACTCAGGAGAATTCATTACTCTGAATCCTTCAAGTTTTGCTTTTCTATATAATTCAGTATCGTCAACAAATACATAATGAGCATTTTTATCTTTAGCTAATAAAACTACTTGAGTATCAACTTTTGCAATATTATTAAATTCTTTTTCACTTTCTTTCTTAATTATCTTTTGATCAAACACTCTTTTAATAATTATAGCATCAGAATAACCAGAGATAATACCATCCTCTACACATTCTCTATAAACTCCTTCTGGACAGATTATCTTTCCTTCTATTTCCGTTAGCCACTCAATTACTCCAATTTTTGATAAAGATATCAACATTGAAGTATCAATAACTATTTTCTTCATTAAGTCACCTTTCAATTATACTCCTGCTAATGCACATGATGGAGTAATAACTTCTACTTTAGTAACTACTAATAGCCCAAGAAATATACTTACTATAAAACTGACAAAGTAACAAGGTAATAAATTGACAAATGTAACA contains the following coding sequences:
- a CDS encoding UPF0175 family protein is translated as MEQKMIEVRTVLNDDLLQKVNYYAKRHYEDVSTAIRQLIAMGLGSIMKQEVITAYKNRKITLRETAELLGLNYWETQKILEEEGIPIINLTNEEIEGKVR